GGGAAGAACCCATCGTCATAACTGATTTGCTCTTCTCTCCGGTTTTTCATCAAACATTTGACATGTGTAGTCTTTCACCGGCATTCTTAAACTACCATCCTCTCTCATATCCCCCTGATCTCCCCATGAAACCCCAACACCTCATCCCCAagccctcctcctccccctctacATCTCTCCCATGGATCTCTCCCCTCCAATACCTCAAACCGCCGCCTCCCAAACCCTCCCCTCCCCCCCCTCCGCCCAAGCCCTCCAAGCGCCCTTCCCGCTTCATCTCCCACCCCGACGCTGTCCGCCTCATCAACCGCCAGTCCGACCCCCAGCGCGCCCTCGACATCTTCAACTCCGCCGCCACCCAGCCCGGCTTCTCCCACAACCACGACACCTACTCCGCCATCCTCCTCCGCCTTGCCCGCGCCCGCAAGTTCCTCGCCATCGACGCCCTCATCCGCCGCATGGCCCTCGAGCCCTGCCGCTTCCACGAGGCCGTCTTCCTCCGCCTCATGCCCTCTTCGCCCGCGCCTCCCTCCCCGAGAAAACTCTCGACCTCTTCCACTCCATCGCCCCAATCGTCCGCCGCAAGCCCTCGCCGAAAGCCCTCGCCACCTGCCTCGACCTCCTCGTCGACTCCGGCCGCTTCGATCTCGCCCAGAAGCTCCTTTCCGATGCCAAAATCAAATTTCTCATCGAACCCAACACTTGCGTCTACAACATTCTCGTGAAGCGCCATTGTAAGGCTGGTGATCTCGATTCGGCGTTCAGAGTTCTCGAGGTGATGAGGACATCGAATTCGGCGCGGCCCAATTTGATCACCTACTCCACCTTAATGGGTGGACTGTGCAAGGAGGGGAAGCTCAAGGACGCATTCCAGTTGTTCGAGGAAATGATTGAGAAGGACCGGATTGTTCCTGATCCATTGACGTACAATGTGCTGATTGATGGGTTTTGCAGAGAGGGGCAAGTCGAAAAGGCGAGAGCAATAATGGCGTTTATGAGAAACAATGGTTGCGAGCCGAATATGTTCAATTACTCAACTTTGATGAATGGGTTCTGCAAGGAAGGGAAAGTAGAAGAGGCAAAAGAGGTTTTTGAGCAGATGAAGAAGGCCGGATTAGAAGCTGATGCTGTGAGCTACACCACATTGATTGGTTGTCTCTGTAGAGAGGGAAGAGTTGATGAAGGAATTGAATTGGTGAAAGAGATGAGGGAAAGTGGGTGCAAAGCTGATGTTGTTGCATATAATGTGGTTATTGAAGGGTTGTGCAAGGATGGGAGGTTTGCGGAGGCAATGGACTTGCTTGAGAGCTTGCCTTATGAAGGTGTTCGGTTGAATGTGGCGAGCTACAGGATTGTGCTGAATTGCTTGTGTAACAGAGGGAAGATGGAGATGGCAGTGGGTTTGTTGGGTTTGATGCTTGGTAGAGGGTTTGTGCCTCACGTTGCAACATCGAACAAGCTGTTGGTTGGATTGTGTGAAATTGAAAGGATGGGGGATGCAACTATCGCATTGTATGCATTGGTGGAGATGGGATTTAGGCCAGAGATTGAAACATGGATTCACTTGGTTGAGTCGGTGTGCCGGGAGAGAAAACTCAAGAAGGTGTTTGAATTGATCGACGAAATAATCATGGAAGATAAATTTTGACTATTGAAAGGTCTTCTCTGCTTTCTCATCATTTCTTTCTGGGGGAGAGAAGTGATGGATTAAAGAGTGAATGGATCTGGTGATATGGTTAACCATGCAAACTCGAACGAAGAAAAGATGAACAAAGTtcaggagaaaaaagaaaaatgggtTAGAAAAGATGAATATAGTgtggggaaaaaaagaaaaatgggtTAACATGGTGAATGAGCTCGTGAAGGATCAGGTTATTGGTCGAGGATAATGACCAAATTGTTGAACATTGAATATTCAGCGGAATTGATGGATTGAGCTGGGATAATTAACTGCTGAAATTGGCTGGTATGGAAAAGATTCAATGAAGATCCTTGGGATAGGGAGATGATGCTGATTAGCAACCACTTGAAAAGATCTCCTTTCTTTGTGTTGCTCTATTGTGGATTTGTTGTCTTTGGTTGTGGATACAACTTCGGTCCATGCTACTATGAAGCCAGAATTTGGATGAATGTGGAAAATATTAGTAGCAAGAATTTGGATGTGTGAAAAATAGCTTAGTGGGTTTGTTGAAACAAAATGAGAATGTATGAGAGCATCAACTTGATTATATGCCTTGTAGCATGGAGCTATATCTAACCTCATTTCTCACATTGATCGAAGAAATTGGAGTTTGATGAAAGCATCATACATACCCTACAAAATAAAGAAATCAGTTGCTTGGTTTCAGGATGGCACTTCCAGATATGTATTGCGATCGAGTGGGCTTTCACAGCCCTTTGTAGAGCACAGGACTGCAGTCCCCACCTCATTTAGATGCAAGGGGAGCTCTGAATCCTGTTTGATGAGTAACTTTTTTCTGAGCAGCACTGGGTTTGCAGTTCCAAGTTCCTTTCTCAAGAAAGTTTATGGTCAAGGAATTCTGTCAACAGAAAAGAATGCTAACTAGCTGAATGATGACTTAGTTTGAGACTGTTACAGTTTGCAAGGATCTCTATGCAGGCAAGAAGTGTTTGTATTCGATCCGATGGTATTGCACTTAAAGCTGTAAAGAATCTCACTAGTAATGGAGGGGATTGAGTTGTTTCCTCTTGGCTGGCTCAAATGAGATCGCTGCATGATAAGTTGGACGTTGCAACCACAAGAACATTTTCTTGAGCTTCTCTCATGATTTCATTCACAACGAACGCATTGTACAAACTGTTGTTAGTAACGCGGCCCTTCCAACACTAATTTTGGTGTGGATTATTGAGGCACCATCATGGCTAGATAATGCCGTAGTCCCTACCTAGGCAAAGATTATATTGGTTCGAGAAATTATATCTTTTTTGTTTTTGATAAATTTCCAAGCAGGTTCCTTACATCATAGCATAAATGAGATACATAGCTTACACAGACGATGAGACATCATTTCAAGTAACCAATgtaatgccaaaaaaaaaaaaaaaactgtaatGGCTGCTTGTTTCTGTGGGCTTCATTTATTAAACACTCATCGCGGCGCACTGCTACAAGAATGAGCCACTGTGGCTAGCAGTGTGTATGGCTATGTGGTGCATGCCCTTTTTACAGACTACCGAACTAGAAGGAGCAAAAGAAAAACTATTCCAATGCATGGCATCTATTCTAATATGAAGCCTAATCTTCAGATTATCCATGAGACTTGGAAACGTGAACGCCCAACTCATGTCTGATCTTAGatatacatctatttttttaatttttgcttttgaGTGAGAGAAATAAGAACAAAGATCTCTTAAAGTCGATAAAGTTGTGTACGTAATTTCTTGATTAATGCTCATGGATTGCAACCCATACATATTAAGGTACACTTGGAATGTACAAAATAGGCAAGTTGGCTGAGTAAAAGGCTACATTTCATGCAAGGTATTCTCATGTGTTGCATGTGCTGGGCTATATAAGTAAATCATATGTGATTATTCTTATAATCGTACATTCCGCTGGTCACCTATTCATCAACATGCCATAAACCTCCATTCACATTCAACGTAGCAGCAAATATACCATTGATATTCCATTCATCAATAATTCAGGAAAAGAATcttcaaattcaatatcataccTTTTTTGGTGAACGAATGCCTTATACTTTATTTCAAAATCAAAGTCTAAGACAAATTCCATTAATCTTTTCTCTCGAAATATAGAATATCACCAAAGCGTTATATTTCTCCTCATTTCAAAGAAGTTTCTTTTAGTTGAAAAGGTATCTAGATGCTTTCTGTTCCACAATCGCCTTAGAATGTCCTGGTACCATCCTTGCTTGGACGGCTGAGCTCAattatatatttcatattttaaaatggTCCTTTGCATTGTTAtcgtttaaaaaattttcaaactaaAAAAAGGGATTTGGTTTTgggttaaaaattttgaaaactcCGGTTTAAACCAAGTCGacccatacatacatacatacatacatacatacatacatacatacatacatacatacatacatatatatatatatatagagagagagagagagacgataAATCATAAGTTGCCTTATTTCCTTAAGGCATTTTGTAGTATTATCCTATTTAGCCCATCTAGTCCATTCACAAGTTGCCTATTTAGCCCATCCTACCAGCTACCCATTTAGTAtggttaaaaattaaaatatatagtagCCCATTTATCCTATTATATGAGCTGCTCATTTGACAGAAATCCAGTAGCCTATAATCCCATAAATCAAACGAATCAAATTGATCTTTTTCTGATTGGTTTGAACTAATATTTATATGTGGTTGGTTAGATTTTGATTTTATAGAAAATCGATATAAATTTACTTGATTTAAAGATTGATCCTAAATCAATCTCAACTGAGCCATACGCATCCTTAATCTAGTTTTCATGGGTATAAAGTTCACAAAGTTAACTTTTAGGCAtaacctttaaaatttttttcttccatcatatattaagttataattcataaatcaaatagaTAAATATATCATTCTTTGTTTTTTCTAAACgaacaaaaaaatttgaaaaaaataaaaatccatcatactattattatttgatttataAATTCTATATGACAATTAATAATTGACAACATAGTGGTCATAGTCCCTTTTGGCACCGTGCTCTCCTACATCCAACCCCACCTAATCTTTAACTGTCACATAAGATTGGTGTGCTAAATGATGACTCgagaaaatttatgataaactcATATTAGAATTAttacaaaaaattattattagagaTATTGATTACTATatcataattattattattatagtacTTAATTTGAAGTATCTTATTAGCATTTGCATGTCCATTGAATTTTTAAATATCTATTTATCCAACATATTACTTTGCAGAATTTGTATAATGAATTTGATAACCATTATGTATTCTTTCCACTACTTTTCAAGCAAAATAATCTATCCCTTTTccgatatattatttttttattatattgcttgaaaaaaataataaaaataatacatAATGGTTATCAAACCCATTGTGCAAATACTGCAAAGTAATTAGTTAGATAAATAGATATTTAAAAATTCAATGggtatgaaaaaaatagaaagaaaataagcGGTATGGAAGTTCACgatcaaaaagaaaggaaagaagaggagACGAAGCAAAAGGAGAATAGAACAGCTAGGAAGGAATAAAAATGAAGAGATATCATTTTCACTATGTTTATTTATttacataattttattataactATATTCTTTATACTGTCCGTCAAATCTTAGTGATATCTTCAAATTTAAATATcatctaatatttttattttttatttttttatttatttttgatgaatattcATTTGCTTTATTTTTCTCAACCACCTAGAGTCCCACCCAATCCATCAACTGCCCCTCTCTTGATTTCATAATGCGCTTAGCTGGCATCCTCAAAGTATTTGCAGTTATTTCCATCTCGTATTCCGTTAGAGGtccttttcttcttatccttttaCCTACTTACCTAGAGACCTTTTAAAAAACAAATCAAACGTTTCCTACGCTTACGGCGCCGCAAACGGTATATAAGCGAAAAGAACTACTCCAATCGCGCACGCGGCCTCAACCGAGAAGCGAAGGAGCGAATAAACCCCCTAAAAAAGCTACGTCCGTTTCTCTACTCTTCTCGTCTATCGCTTCTACCACCCATGTCCTCCTTCGTTCCCTACCATATGGAGTTCGAGGAGCCCCTCACACGCGAGGAGTACGTCTTCCTCGCCAAGCTCTGCGAGCGGGCGGAGCGCTACGACGAGATGGTCGGGTTCTTGGATAAGATGGTGCTTGGGACGTCGTCGTTGGGGGAGCTCACGGTGGAGGAGCGCAGCCTCCTGTGCATGGCCTACAAGGGCCTCGTCTGCTCCCCCCGCGAAGCCTGGCGGGTCATCTCCTTCATCGAGAAGAACGGGGGATGCCGGCACGGGGACCACGCCACCATCATCAAGGCCTACCGCGCCCGCCTCGAGGCCGATATCGCCTCGATCTGTGGTAGGATTCTCGGTCTCCTCGACTCCCACCTCAACCTCTCCGCCTGCTCCATCGACTCCAAGGTCTTCTTTCTCAAGATGAAGGGGGACTACCACCGCTATCTCGCCGAGTTCAAGGTTGAGGAGGAGCGGAACAAGGCCATCGAGGACGCCATGGCGGCGTATAAAGAGGCTGAGGTACTGCCTATCCTTTGAGGTTAGGGTTCTTTTGGTTCGTCGTGCTTTGAAACCGCTCTTAACCCTCGTTTTTGGGGTTTATGTTGCCTGATGTGGGTGTCATTGGAAgaacaggattttttttttttcttggcgaAAGgtcgtcttttatttttttttttttttgggtcctaTTTGGTGTTAGGGTTTGGAGTTCTTGATTCAAAACCCGCTGAAAATCTTATTTTGGGGGGTTTTACCGCACTTCGAATTCCTATTGCTGGTGAAATAGATAAAATTCCCCATAAAAATAGAGATTAATGGTTTTTAACGTACAGATTTTTCTACTTTTTGAAATTTAGGGTTTTCTGGTTTTTGGACTCGAAACATTTTTTTCCCCTTTGGGTGTTTACTCGCTTGAAGTATATAAAATGTACATAAAAATATAGAAGTAGTCAAGTAGTCAAAAATACAAATAGAAATAGCACTCTTGTGGGAGATTGAACACCACGACCATTTTACTAGTGTAGGTTAAATGATGAATAGTAGGAAAAAATTTAAGGAATGGGATGGTGAATTGGAATTTTCTATCTCGGCTTATGATTTGTTTTGATTCTTGCATTCTTTTTGTGTGCCTTATCCGGGTTTTGATTTTTTAGTTCGTGGTTATAATGTCTTTATCTGCTTGGGAATTCTCAAGGTAACGTTGGCGTTTTGTTCTCATATTTCAATGTGTTTCTTTGTTTTCTTACATGTCTTTTTCATGTAAGAACTTAATGATTTTTAACTAATAATATCCACTTTGTTTGGTTAGTTAGCCGTGTGTTATCTTGCATGGGATGAATGGATCAAATGAATGCAgggaggcatgataagtagccggATGATGAACTATATgtatcacgttaggattttcataGGTGTCTCTGAATCTCTCTATTTTATAATCTTTTATATATTAGGATATTGCACTTGCGGATCTTGCACCAACACATGCTTTAAGG
This genomic window from Elaeis guineensis isolate ETL-2024a chromosome 13, EG11, whole genome shotgun sequence contains:
- the LOC105060580 gene encoding LOW QUALITY PROTEIN: uncharacterized protein (The sequence of the model RefSeq protein was modified relative to this genomic sequence to represent the inferred CDS: inserted 1 base in 1 codon), coding for MVGREEPIVITDLLFSPVFHQTFDMCSLSPAFLNYHPLSYPPDLPMKPQHLIPKPSSSPSTSLPWISPLQYLKPPPPKPSPPPPPPKPSKRPSRFISHPDAVRLINRQSDPQRALDIFNSAATQPGFSHNHDTYSAILLRLARARKFLAIDALIRRMALEPCRFHEAVFLRLMPXFARASLPEKTLDLFHSIAPIVRRKPSPKALATCLDLLVDSGRFDLAQKLLSDAKIKFLIEPNTCVYNILVKRHCKAGDLDSAFRVLEVMRTSNSARPNLITYSTLMGGLCKEGKLKDAFQLFEEMIEKDRIVPDPLTYNVLIDGFCREGQVEKARAIMAFMRNNGCEPNMFNYSTLMNGFCKEGKVEEAKEVFEQMKKAGLEADAVSYTTLIGCLCREGRVDEGIELVKEMRESGCKADVVAYNVVIEGLCKDGRFAEAMDLLESLPYEGVRLNVASYRIVLNCLCNRGKMEMAVGLLGLMLGRGFVPHVATSNKLLVGLCEIERMGDATIALYALVEMGFRPEIETWIHLVESVCRERKLKKVFELIDEIIMEDKF
- the LOC105060579 gene encoding 14-3-3-like protein G-BOX factor 14 kappa isoform X1; translated protein: MSSFVPYHMEFEEPLTREEYVFLAKLCERAERYDEMVGFLDKMVLGTSSLGELTVEERSLLCMAYKGLVCSPREAWRVISFIEKNGGCRHGDHATIIKAYRARLEADIASICGRILGLLDSHLNLSACSIDSKVFFLKMKGDYHRYLAEFKVEEERNKAIEDAMAAYKEAEDIALADLAPTHALRLGVALNFSVFYYEILNSTEKASRMAKRAFDLAIADLDNVDDESYKDSKPILEFLQDNLRVWTEERMSEL
- the LOC105060579 gene encoding 14-3-3-like protein G-BOX factor 14 kappa isoform X2 encodes the protein MSSFVPYHMEFEEPLTREEYVFLAKLCERAERYDEMVGFLDKMVLGTSSLGELTVEERSLLCMAYKGLVCSPREAWRVISFIEKNGGCRHGDHATIIKAYRARLEADIASICGRILGLLDSHLNLSACSIDSKVFFLKMKGDYHRYLAEFKVEEERNKAIEDAMAAYKEAEDIALADLAPTHALRLGVALNFSVFYYEILNSTEKASRMAKRTWTMWMTSPTRIVNLFWSFCKTI
- the LOC105060579 gene encoding 14-3-3-like protein G-BOX factor 14 kappa isoform X3, translating into MSSFVPYHMEFEEPLTREEYVFLAKLCERAERYDEMVGFLDKMVLGTSSLGELTVEERSLLCMAYKGLVCSPREAWRVISFIEKNGGCRHGDHATIIKAYRARLEADIASICGRILGLLDSHLNLSACSIDSKVFFLKMKGDYHRYLAEFKVEEERNKAIEDAMAAYKEAEAFDLAIADLDNVDDESYKDSKPILEFLQDNLRVWTEERMSEL